The Lutibacter sp. Hel_I_33_5 genome has a window encoding:
- a CDS encoding alkylphosphonate utilization protein produces MSLLEDLQKRSGNQCELCAATDNLSIYEVKPTLTGGGGVDGSLLACETCVTQINNPEETNANHWRCLNDSMWSEFRAVKVVAWRMLSRLRNEGWPKDLLDMMYLEDDDLRFAKESGDHLDESEKIIHRDANGAILQAGDSVVLIKDLKVKGSSMVAKQGTAVRRISLDHENAKYIEGKVGPTQIVIITDYVKKMAEKE; encoded by the coding sequence ATGAGTTTATTAGAAGATTTACAAAAAAGAAGTGGCAATCAATGCGAATTATGCGCAGCAACAGATAATTTATCAATTTATGAAGTAAAACCTACATTAACAGGCGGTGGTGGAGTAGATGGTAGTTTATTAGCTTGCGAAACTTGTGTTACTCAAATTAACAATCCAGAAGAAACAAATGCAAATCATTGGCGTTGTTTAAATGATTCTATGTGGAGTGAATTTAGAGCTGTAAAAGTTGTTGCTTGGAGAATGCTATCACGATTAAGAAACGAAGGTTGGCCTAAAGATTTACTTGATATGATGTATTTAGAGGATGATGATTTGCGTTTTGCCAAAGAATCTGGAGATCATTTAGATGAGAGTGAAAAGATAATCCATAGAGATGCTAACGGTGCTATTTTACAAGCTGGCGATAGTGTTGTGTTGATTAAAGATTTAAAAGTAAAAGGCTCTAGCATGGTCGCTAAACAAGGAACTGCGGTGCGTAGAATTTCTTTAGATCATGAAAATGCAAAATATATAGAAGGCAAAGTTGGGCCAACTCAGATTGTAATTATTACAGATTATGTAAAGAAAATGGCTGAAAAAGAATAG
- a CDS encoding GNAT family N-acetyltransferase: MYLESERLIIRDAKVSDAAFYFQLFNDPDWIQFISDKNLKSVEETEVYLKDILLKNFQLGGLGFFTVILKKTNEPIGTSTALQREKPEYIDIGYGFLPKGRGKGYATEATKLIIEYVRTTFKQKKVFAFTMQHNKASQKLLENLNFTYVGLQNVFDDGEDAVYEFEF; the protein is encoded by the coding sequence ATGTATTTAGAAAGTGAACGACTAATTATTAGAGATGCAAAAGTAAGCGATGCTGCTTTTTATTTTCAATTGTTTAATGATCCTGATTGGATACAGTTTATTTCTGATAAAAATTTAAAATCGGTTGAAGAAACCGAAGTCTATTTAAAAGATATTTTATTGAAGAACTTTCAATTAGGTGGATTAGGTTTTTTTACAGTAATTTTAAAAAAAACTAATGAACCTATTGGAACTTCAACAGCTTTACAAAGAGAAAAACCTGAATATATTGATATTGGTTATGGATTTTTACCTAAAGGAAGAGGAAAAGGTTACGCTACTGAAGCTACAAAATTGATTATTGAATATGTGCGTACTACTTTTAAACAAAAAAAAGTGTTTGCTTTTACAATGCAACATAATAAAGCTTCACAAAAATTATTAGAAAACCTCAACTTTACATATGTAGGTCTTCAAAATGTTTTTGATGATGGTGAAGATGCTGTTTATGAGTTTGAGTTTTGA